DNA from Spartinivicinus poritis:
TCAAATCCTCTCATAACAGTGGATTATACACATGATGCTGTATTATTGAACCTAGAAATGATTCGCGACTGGTATAATTTATCAAGTTTTGGGCTTTTGCTAATTATCGACTCACCTATTGTAAATATAGCTTATTAATTTTTTCGATAGTACCATCAGAGTACATAGCATTTAAGTTAACATTCAATTTTTCTATTAACCCTGGTTTATTATCAATCTTTGCAGCTCTAGAGATAATTAAATATGCGCCTCTTGGCTTTCTGACAGGCCGAGGCAAATCAACTACTTGGTCGAGTAATTTGAGTTTTTTTAACTCTAATATTGTTTCGTGATAATTGGTCACAATACCAACAACTCTGTTAGCCATGAGTCTATTAATATTAGCTTGAATATCTACTGCTTCTACAACATTAATTTTACCTGCAACTGCAGCTTGATCAAACACTTCTCCACTAAGAAAGCCGAGGTTTCGACCAATAGTTTTTCCATATAAGTCTTCTATTTTTTCAAATTTCAGATCACTATTTTTTTTGACAAATACTTTATAGGTACTGTAATGAATAGGCATATCAAGAATATGACCAAACTTTTTTCTTGTTGATGTTATAAATGCAGAGAACCCACCATCACTTTTTCCTGTTTTTATTTCAAATATTACCCTTTTCCATGGACGAAAACTGATATTGCACTTAATATTGCTACGTCGACATAGTTCTTTGACTATATCGACATCAATTCCTTTCGCACTATTACCTTCTTGCCAGGTAAATGGAGCAAATTTAT
Protein-coding regions in this window:
- a CDS encoding substrate-binding periplasmic protein, with product MTNVLTKNVLLINFPMKKCIISLCVVYISIFTGLTLAQQTLNLVTLDKFAPFTWQEGNSAKGIDVDIVKELCRRSNIKCNISFRPWKRVIFEIKTGKSDGGFSAFITSTRKKFGHILDMPIHYSTYKVFVKKNSDLKFEKIEDLYGKTIGRNLGFLSGEVFDQAAVAGKINVVEAVDIQANINRLMANRVVGIVTNYHETILELKKLKLLDQVVDLPRPVRKPRGAYLIISRAAKIDNKPGLIEKLNVNLNAMYSDGTIEKINKLYLQ